In Candidatus Hydrogenedentota bacterium, the sequence GCTCAAACTCCGCCGCCGCCACCTCCTCCACCGTCTGGAGGTGCGTGATGTGGCGGAATCCCTCCGGCTTGAGGGAGCGCCGCGACTGGCGGAGTTGCTTGGCGTGGCGCAGAACCACGGACTCCCGCAACTGCCGGTCCGTGCGCTGGCGGTTGTGCTCCAGGCAGACCTTGTCCGGCAGGTCCAGCACCACCGCGACCGGGATGACGTGATACCGGCGCGCGAGTTCCACAAGCTGTTTCCGGGACTCCGGGAGCACGTTGGTCGCGTCAATCACCGTCAGCTTCCCGGCGGCCAGGCGCTTCGCGGCGATGAAGTACAGCACGTCGAAGGCGTCCTTCGTGGCGTCGAGACTGTTCTCATCGTCGCTCACCAGGGCGCGGCAGGCGTCCGATGAGAGGATTTCCGTGGGCTTGAAGTGGCGGCGGGCGAAGGTGGATTTTCCGGAACCGGAAGCGCCGATGAGCACCACCAGGGAAAGTTCGGGGATGCTAATCTTCACGGGTGAACACCCCCATCTGCGTCGGGGCGCCGACGGCGCCATCCTCCGGCCCCACAGGGGCAAAGCGAACCCCGTAGCCGTTTCGTTCGGCTGTGCCGCGCGCCCACTCCTCAAACTGGGCGCGGGTCCACTCAAACCGGTGGTCCTTGTGGCGGAACTGTCCCCCGGGCAGGGTCTCAAACTTCACGTTGTATTCCGAGTTCGGCGTTGTCAGCACCACTGTCCGGGGGCGGGCAAACTCGAACACCACGCGCCCGAAGGCCTCCAAACGCGCCTCGTCCAGGTGCTCGATCACCTCCACCACCGCCGCCGCGTCATATCCCTCCAGACGGCGGTCGCGGTATGTCAGCGACCCGTGCAGCAGCGTCACACGGTCCCGCTGCCGCTCGGCCATTCGTTCCAGACGCAGCCTCTCCTGCGCGCGCTCCAGCGCGCGGTGGGAGACATCCAGCCCCACGACCTCCTCGAACTGGCGCTCCTTGAACAGCTCGCGGAGCAGCTTTCCCTCGCCGCAGCCCAGGTCAAGGACGCGCTTCGCTCCGGACCCCAGAAGCGCCTCCACCACGGCGCGCAGGCGCAGTTCGTTGAGGGAAACGGCCCGCTCAATCTCCGCCTCCTCCTGCTCCCGCATGGCCGTGGTTTCGTCCGGATCCTCCGCGTCCTCCTCGGTCAGTCTCGCCAGGGTCTCCCGGACAAGCCGCCGCTGGTGTCTAAGGTAGCGCCGCGTGATCTGGTCGCGCTCGGGATGGCCGGCAAGCCACCCCTCCCCGTGCCGCAGAAGCTTCTCCGCCTCGTCCTCCGAGACCCAGTAGTGCTTGTCGTTGTCCAGCACGGGGATCAGCACATACAGATGCGACAGCAGCACCTTGAGCGTCTGCGTCCCGCGAAGTCCCACCCGGAAATAGGGGCTTTCCCCCCACTCCGGAAAATGGTCGTCCAGAGGGAGGCGCTCCGCCGTCACTTCGTATCCCAGCGGCTCAAAGAGCCCGCGCAGTATCGCCTCGCCGCCCCTGCACGGAAAGACCGGCAGAACCGCTTCCAGGGGGATCGGCTGGTCC encodes:
- a CDS encoding 3' terminal RNA ribose 2'-O-methyltransferase Hen1 translates to MLLTITTTHRPATDLGFLLHKNPAHVHSLDLSFGRAHVLYPEAGEDRCTAALLLEVDPVGLVRGRRGPAGEGGALEQYVNDRPYAATSFMSVALARVFSTALAGNSKQRPELVDQPIPLEAVLPVFPCRGGEAILRGLFEPLGYEVTAERLPLDDHFPEWGESPYFRVGLRGTQTLKVLLSHLYVLIPVLDNDKHYWVSEDEAEKLLRHGEGWLAGHPERDQITRRYLRHQRRLVRETLARLTEEDAEDPDETTAMREQEEAEIERAVSLNELRLRAVVEALLGSGAKRVLDLGCGEGKLLRELFKERQFEEVVGLDVSHRALERAQERLRLERMAERQRDRVTLLHGSLTYRDRRLEGYDAAAVVEVIEHLDEARLEAFGRVVFEFARPRTVVLTTPNSEYNVKFETLPGGQFRHKDHRFEWTRAQFEEWARGTAERNGYGVRFAPVGPEDGAVGAPTQMGVFTRED